Proteins encoded within one genomic window of Triticum aestivum cultivar Chinese Spring chromosome 2D, IWGSC CS RefSeq v2.1, whole genome shotgun sequence:
- the LOC123051277 gene encoding probable LRR receptor-like serine/threonine-protein kinase At3g47570 — MAPQVFGTQSPIVPSHHALFLLCAILVFLSSNTMVFTSAQASNRSESDRQALLCFKSGISLDPASVLRSWRNDSLDFCSWRGVTCSMALPVRVVSIQFRSAQLTGTLSRCIAGLSSLKNMELPSNQFSGRIPDKIGELRSLQNLNLAGNMFSGNIPLSLGTATSLRYVNLANNSLSGAIPDSLANSSSLSEILLSRNNLAGVIPANLFNSSKLRHVDLQWNALYGAIPHLQKMSALQFLDLTGNFLYGTIPSSLGNVSSLRSLLLAQNILSGTIPQTLGQIPNITMLDLSYNRLLGYVPATLCNVSSLTLFSLGSNRFIGQIASEIGHSLPNLQTLVMGGNQFRGSIPDSLTNMSTLRVLDLSSNVLTGVVPSLGSLANLSQLLLGDNKLEAGDWAFLVSLTNCTQLLRLSLDGNILNGGLPKTVGSLSMKLERLNFGRNQISGNIPAEIGNLVDLALLDMGQNMLSGQIPPSVGNLSNLFILELSRNRLSGQIPSTVGNLLQLGQLYLDHNNLSGNIPATIGQCKRLAMLNLAVNNFDGSIPRVLLNISSLSLGLDLSNNNLTGPIPQEVGNLITLGLLDVSNNKLSGGLPSELGRCVTLLSLQMEGNMLSGSIPQSFSALKGIRQIDLSENNLTGQVPQFFGNFSSLNYIDISYNKFEGPIPTGGIFGNSTAVFLLGNTGLCETASAIFGLPICPTSSETRRKINTRLLLIIAPPITIAVFSLLCVAVTIMKGTKTQPSENFMETMKRVSYGDILKATNWFSLVNRISSSHTASVYIGRFEFETDLVAIKVFHLSEQGLRNSFFTECEVLKHTRHRNLVQAITLCSTVDFEGNEFKAIVYEFMANGSLDMWIHPRPHRGSPRRLLSLGQRIGIAADVAAALDYLHNQLTPPLIHCDLKPGNVLLDYDMTSRIGDFGSAKFLSSGIGGPEGLVGVGGTIGYIAPEYGMGCKISTGYDVYSFGVLLLEMLTAIRPTDALCGDALSLHKYLDLAFPDRVAEVLDPHMPSEEDEAAFSLHMQKYIIPLVSIGLMCTMDSPKDRPGMHDVCARIVAIKEAFVEAL, encoded by the exons ATGGCTCCTCAAGTTTTCGGCACCCAATCTCCGATTGTACCTTCCCACCATGCACTCTTTCTTCTCTGCGCCATCCTTGTATTTCTGTCCTCCAACACAATGGTGTTCACATCAGCACAAGCTAGCAACAGATCCGAGAGTGACCGGCAAGCCCTTCTCTGCTTCAAATCTGgcatctccttggacccagccagTGTTCTCCGATCATGGCGCAATGACTCGCTTGACTTCTGCAGCTGGCGAGGGGTCACCTGCAGCATGGCCCTCCCAGTCCGTGTTGTGTCCATACAATTCAGGTCTGCACAGCTCACAGGAACACTATCCAGATGCATAGCAGGCCTTAGTTCTCTAAAGAATATGGAGCTTCCAAGTAATCAATTTTCTGGACGCATACCTGACAAGATAGGTGAGCTTCGGAGCCTCCAAAACCTGAATCTTGCCGGCAACATGTTTTCAGGTAACATCCCTCTGTCATTAGGTACAGCTACATCTCTTAGATATGTCAACCTTGCAAACAATTCTCTTAGCGGAGCTATCCCTGATTCCTTAGCAAATAGTTCATCACTCAGTGAGATACTCCTTTCACGTAACAACTTAGCTGGGGTGATCCCAGCTAATTTGTTCAATTCATCCAAACTTCGTCATGTTGATCTCCAGTGGAATGCTCTCTATGGGGCCATCCCACATTTACAAAAGATGTCAGCTCTGCAGTTTCTCGATCTCACAGGGAATTTTCTTTATGGTACCATACCATCATCTTTAGGAAATGTTTCATCCTTGCGTTCCCTCCTTCTAGCACAAAACATCTTATCAGGAACAATTCCGCAAACTTTGGGTCAAATTCCAAACATAACAATGCTAGATCTAAGTTACAATAGATTATTGGGGTATGTCCCAGCCACACTGTGCAATGTGTCATCACTCACACTCTTCAGCTTAGGCAGCAACAGGTTTATTGGACAGATAGCTTCCGAAATTGGCCACTCACTTCCAAATCTCCAAACATTGGTAATGGGAGGCAACCAATTTCGCGGATCAATCCCAGATTCTCTGACCAACATGTCAACGCTGCGAGTGCTTGATCTTTCAAGCAACGTGCTGACTGGTGTGGTGCCAtctctaggatccttggcaaactTGAGTCAACTGCTTCTAGGAGATAATAAACTCGAAGCTGGTGACTGGGCATTCCTTGTCTCTCTCACCAATTGCACTCAGTTGTTACGATTATCATTGGATGGGAATATCCTGAATGGAGGTTTGCCAAAGACAGTAGGCAGCCTTTCAATGAAGCTCGAGCGGTTAAACTTTGGAAGAAACCAGATTTCGGGAAACATACCCGCAGAGATAGGCAACCTTGTAGACCTCGCTCTGCTTGACATGGGCCAGAACATGCTCTCAGGACAAATCCCCCCGAGTGTTGGGAACTTGAGCAACTTGTTTATACTGGAACTATCGAGGAATAGATTATCAGGTCAGATTCCATCAACGGTTGGTAATCTTCTTCAACTCGGGCAGCTTTATCTTGATCACAACAATTTGTCTGGAAACATACCAGCAACTATAGGACAATGCAAAAGACTAGCTATGCTGAACTTAGCAGTCAACAACTTTGATGGATCCATACCAAGAGTACTCCTCAATATTTCTTCCCTCTCATTGGGTTTGGACTTGTCAAACAACAACCTGACTGGGCCTATACCACAGGAAGTTGGTAACCTGATTACTCTTGGCCTCCTTGATGTTTCCAACAACAAATTATCTGGTGGCCTTCCTTCTGAACTTGGCCGGTGTGTTACATTGTTATCCCTTCAAATGGAAGGCAACATGCTCAGTGGGAGTATTCCCCAGTCTTTCAGTGCACTGAAGGGCATACGACAGATAGATCTGTCTGAGAACAATTTAACTGGTCAAGTTCCACAGTTTTTCGGGAACTTCAGCAGCTTAAATTATATTGATATATCATACAACAAATTTGAAGGGCCAATCCCGACTGGTGGTATATTTGGAAATTCAACTGCAGTGTTCCTGCTTGGTAACACAGGATTATGTGAAACAGCTTCTGCCATATTTGGACTGCCCATTTGCCCAACCTCCTCAGAAACAAGAAGGAAGATCAACACACGCCTGCTGCTGATAATAGCTCCACCAATTACTATTGCTGTGTTTTCATTATTATGTGTTGCTGTCACTATTATGAAAGGGACCAAAACTCAACCATCTGAAAACTTCATGGAGACAATGAAGAGGGTGTCATACGGTGACATTCTTAAAGCCACCAATTGGTTCTCTCTGGTGAACCGGATCAGCTCGAGTCATACAGCATCAGTCTACATTGGTCGGTTTGAGTTCGAGACAGATCTAGTGGCCATCAAGGTGTTCCATCTTAGCGAGCAAGGTTTGAGAAATAGCTTTTTCACCGAGTGCGAAGTCCTAAAACACACCCGCCACCGCAATCTGGTTCAAGCTATCACCCTGTGCTCCACGGTAGATTTTGAGGGCAATGAATTCAAGGCTATTGTATATGAGTTCATGGCAAACGGTAGCCTGGACATGTGGATACATCCGAGGCCTCACCGAGGCAGCCCGAGGAGGCTGCTAAGCTTGGGTCAGCGGATAGGTATTGCTGCTGATGTGGCTGCTGCTCTGGACTATCTACACAACCAGCTGACACCTCCTTTGATCCACTGCGATTTGAAGCCAGGCAATGTTCTGCTGGACTACGACATGACCTCACGCATCGGTGACTTTGGGTCCGCCAAGTTTCTCTCATCAGGTATTGGCGGACCAGAAGGCTTGGTTGGTGTCGGAGGAACGATTGGATATATTGCACCTG AATACGGGATGGGATGCAAAATATCGACAGGCTATGACGTGTACAGCTTTGGGGTGCTGCTACTGGAGATGCTCACGGCAATTCGACCAACGGACGCACTATGCGGTGACGCTCTCAGCCTTCACAAGTATCTTGACCTAGCCTTCCCCGACAGAGTCGCTGAAGTTCTAGATCCCCATATGCCATCCGAGGAGGATGAGGCGGCCTTTTCCCTACATATGCAAAAGTACATTATACCTTTGGTCAGCATTGGCCTGATGTGCACCATGGACTCACCGAAAGATAGACCAGGGATGCATGATGTTTGTGCCAGGATTGTTGCCATCAAAGAGGCATTTGTCGAGGCCTTGTGA
- the LOC123051276 gene encoding probable LRR receptor-like serine/threonine-protein kinase At3g47570 produces the protein MAPQVFRTQPLIPPSYQSLFLLCTILIFLSSNTIIFSSAQATNKTEDDRQALLCFKAGISKDPAGVLGSWSNDSLNFCSWRGVNCSTTLPIRVVSLQFRSAQLTGTLSSCTAALTSLVQLNLWNNKLSGSVPEEIGELRSLQTLMLAANRLSGNIPLSLGTAASLRYVNLANNSLSGAIPDSLANSSSLSEIILSRNNISGVIPANLFNSSKLVAVDLRSNALSGAIPHFQKMSALQFLDLTGNSLSGTIPASLGNASSLRSLLLAQNKLARSIPETVGQIPNLKRVDLSNNMFSGYVPATLYNASSLTFFRLGSNRFTGQLPSDIGHSLPNLETLAMGLNGFRGSVPDSLTNMSKLRVLDLSSNSLTGVVPSLGSLANLSVLLLGDNKLEADDWAFLTSLTNCTQLLILSADGNILNGSLPKAVGKLSTKLQRLSFGRNQISGDIPAETGKLVSLTLLDMGQNMLSGPIPLTVWNLRNLVVLKLSMNRLSGQIPSTVGNLVQLSQLHLDDNELSGNIPANIGQCNRLLMLNMSVNHLDGSIPRELFSISSLSLGLDLSNNNLTGPIPWEVSNLINLGLLNVSNNKLSGSLPSELGLCVQLLSLQIKSNMLNGSIPEYFSKLKVIQQIDLSENNLTGQVPQYFVNFSSLNYINISYNKFEGPIPTGGIFRNSAVVFLQGNTGLCETAAAIFGLHICPTSSATRRKINTRLLLIVAPPITIAVFSLLCVVVTIMKGTKAQPSESFKETMRRVSYGDILKATNWFSLVNRISSSHTASVYIGRFEFETDLVAIKVFHLSEQGSRNSFFTECEVLKHTRHRNLVQAITLCSTVDSEGEEFKAIVYEFMANGSLDMWIHPRVGSSRRLLSLGQRIRIAADVASALDYMHNQLTPPLIHCDLKPSNVLLDYDMTSRICDFGSAQFLSSSIGRPEGFIGVGGTIGYIAPEYGMGCKVSTGGDVYGFGVLLLEMLTARRPTDVLCGNALSLHKYVDRAFPERIAEVIDPHMPSEEDEAAASVRMQNYIIPLVSIGLMCTMESPKDRPGMHDVCAKIVAIKEAFVETL, from the exons ATGGCTCCTCAAGTTTTTCGCACCCAACCTCTGATTCCTCCGTCCTACCAATCACTCTTCCTTCTTTGCACCATCCTCATATTTCTATCCTCCAACACAATAATATTCTCATCAGCGCAGGCTACCAACAAAACAGAAGATGATCGGCAAGCCCTTCTCTGCTTCAAAGCTGGCATCTCCAAGGACCCTGCCGGTGTTCTTGGATCATGGAGCAATGACTCGCTTAACTTCTGCAGCTGGCGAGGGGTCAACTGCAGCACCACCCTCCCGATCCGTGTCGTGTCCCTCCAATTCAGGTCTGCGCAGCTCACAGGAACACTATCCAGTTGCACAGCTGCCCTTACTTCTCTAGTTCAGTTGAACCTTTGGAACAATAAGTTATCTGGAAGCGTACCTGAAGAGATAGGTGAGCTTCGGAGCCTCCAAACCCTGATGCTTGCTGCCAACAGGCTTTCAGGTAACATCCCTCTGTCATTAGGTACAGCTGCATCTCTTAGATATGTCAACCTTGCAAACAATTCTCTTAGTGGAGCTATCCCTGATTCCTTAGCAAATAGTTCGTCACTCAGTGAGATAATCCTCTCACGTAATAACATATCTGGGGTTATCCCAGCTAATTTGTTCAACTCATCCAAACTTGTTGCTGTTGACCTCCGGTCGAATGCTCTCTCCGGGGCTATCCCACATTTCCAAAAGATGTCAGCTCTGCAGTTTCTCGATCTTACGGGGAATTCACTTTCTGGTACCATACCAGCATCTTTAGGAAATGCTTCATCCTTGCGTTCACTCCTGCTAGCACAAAACAAGTTAGCACGATCAATTCCGGAAACTGTCGGTCAAATTCCAAATCTAAAAAGGGTAGATCTAAGTAATAACATGTTCTCGGGGTATGTCCCAGCCACACTGTACAATGCGTCATCACTCACATTCTTTCGCCTAGGCAGCAATAGATTTACTGGACAGCTACCTTCTGACATTGGCCACTCACTTCCAAACCTCGAAACATTAGCAATGGGACTCAACGGATTTCGTGGATCAGTCCCAGATTCCCTGACCAACATGTCAAAGCTCCGAGTGCTTGATCTTTCAAGCAACTCGCTGACTGGCGTGGTGCCAtctctaggatccttggcaaactTGAGTGTACTGCTTCTAGGAGATAATAAACTCGAAGCTGATGACTGGGCCTTTCTTACCTCTCTGACCAATTGCACCCAGTTGTTAATATTATCAGCAGATGGAAATATCCTGAATGGAAGTTTGCCAAAAGCAGTAGGCAAACTTTCAACAAAGCTTCAGCGGTTAAGCTTTGGAAGAAACCAAATTTCTGGAGACATACCAGCTGAGACAGGGAAGCTTGTAAGTCTCACTCTGCTTGACATGGGCCAGAACATGCTCTCTGGACCAATTCCCCTGACAGTTTGGAACTTGAGAAACTTGGTTGTCCTAAAACTTTCCATGAATAGGTTGTCAGGTCAGATTCCATCAACAGTTGGTAACCTTGTTCAACTCAGCCAGCTTCATCTTGATGATAATGAATTGTCTGGAAACATACCAGCAAATATAGGACAATGCAACAGGCTGCTTATGCTAAACATGTCAGTTAACCACCTTGATGGATCCATACCAAGAGAACTCTTCAGTATTTCCTCCCTTTCATTGGGCTTGGACTTGTCAAACAACAACCTGACTGGGCCAATACCATGGGAAGTTAGTAACCTGATCAATCTTGGCCTCCTTAATGTTTCCAACAACAAATTATCTGGTAGCCTTCCTTCTGAACTTGGCCTGTGTGTTCAACTGCTATCCCTTCAGATCAAAAGCAACATGCTTAATGGGAGCATTCCCGAGTATTTCAGCAAACTGAAGGTCATACAGCAGATAGATCTGTCCGAGAACAATTTAACTGGTCAAGTTCCACAGTATTTTGTGAACTTCAGCAGCTTAAATTATATTAATATATCATACAACAAATTTGAAGGGCCAATCCCGACTGGTGGCATATTTCGAAATTCAGCTGTAGTATTCCTGCAAGGCAACACAGGCTTATGTGAAACAGCTGCTGCCATATTTGGATTGCACATTTGCCCAACCTCCTCAGCAACAAGAAGGAAGATCAACACACGCCTGCTGCTTATAGTAGCTCCACCAATTACTATTGCCGTGTTCTCATTATTATGTGTTGTTGTCACTATTATGAAGGGAACTAAAGCTCAACCATCTGAAAGCTTCAAGGAGACAATGAGGAGGGTGTCATATGGAGACATCCTTAAAGCCACCAATTGGTTCTCTCTGGTCAACCGGATCAGTTCAAGTCATACAGCATCCGTCTACATTGGCCGGTTTGAGTTCGAGACAGATCTAGTGGCCATCAAAGTATTCCATCTTAGTGAGCAAGGTTCAAGAAATAGCTTTTTCACCGAGTGCGAAGTGCTAAAACACACCCGCCACCGCAACCTGGTTCAAGCTATCACCCTGTGCTCCACTGTAGATTCCGAGGGTGAAGAATTCAAGGCCATAGTATATGAGTTCATGGCAAATGGTAGCCTGGACATGTGGATACACCCAAGGGTCGGCAGCTCAAGGAGGCTGCTGAGCTTGGGCCAGCGGATACGTATTGCTGCTGACGTGGCTTCCGCTCTGGACTATATGCACAACCAGCTGACACCTCCTTTGATCCACTGCGATTTGAAGCCAAGCAATGTGCTGCTGGACTACGATATGACCTCGCGCATTTGTGACTTCGGGTCTGCCCAGTTCCTCTCTTCAAGTATTGGCAGACCAGAAGGCTTTATTGGTGTAGGAGGAACAATCGGATATATCGCTCCTG AATATGGGATGGGATGCAAAGTCTCGACAGGCGGCGATGTTTACGGTTTTGGGGTGCTGCTGCTGGAGATGCTCACGGCAAGGCGGCCGACGGACGTGCTATGTGGCAACGCCCTCAGCCTCCACAAGTATGTCGATCGAGCCTTCCCTGAGAGGATCGCTGAGGTTATAGATCCCCACATGCCATCCGAGGAGGATGAGGCGGCTGCTTCTGTACGTATGCAGAACTACATTATACCTTTGGTCAGTATTGGCCTGATGTGTACCATGGAATCGCCGAAAGATAGACCAGGAATGCATGATGTCTGTGCTAAAATTGTTGCCATAAAAGAGGCATTTGTTGAGACCTTGTGA